From the genome of Cryptococcus neoformans var. neoformans B-3501A chromosome 1, whole genome shotgun sequence, one region includes:
- a CDS encoding hypothetical protein (Match to EST gb|CF191619.1|CF191619), with protein MACFPYINQMLLDTGVVDDPRKTGFYAGLIESMFAVAELLTVFQWGTASDRWGRKPVLLIGCAGAALSSILFGFATTFPMMVLTRVINGLANGNVAVLKSVIGELCDETNQSVAFSFFPLSMAIGTILASAIGGYFPRITDRYPKLGQTIPILDRYPYLLPCLVAAIFPLISGLVAWIWMEETLPPKTKGMQVEDQSQSRSQVHHAHSHTTVHYSSTDEGDTRVEGATDHHNTWAPPGHIDDHEDDAPVSFRDLLTPDINALMTSFGLLQLQGISFLGLLPLFCFTPVPSGGLSFPSGKIGLAMSIRGVSTIAVQLFAFPWLSKRIGTVKLYKMLVILFIPAFVLLPFCNVMARSGRDAWVWIGLSGSMVLYAIGNMAFGTHDRLIGLFCLLLTLSSACNLIMVNDAAPNRRSLGAINGWSQAVSSLMRAIGPGTSSALFALSVDKHVMEGQLIWVVLSVLSVVSAMAALMLKNHHRKV; from the exons ATGGCATGCTTTCCCTATATCAATCAGATGCTACTGGACACTGGGGTTGTAGATGATCCGAGGAAGACTGGATTCTACGCCGGCCTT ATTGAAAGCATGTTTGCCGTTGCTGAACTGCTGACTGTCTTTCAATGGGGAACCGCTAGTGATAGATGGGGGAGAAAGCCTGTATTACTGATT GGATGCGCTGGAGCGGCACTCTCATCGATCCTCTTTGGCTTTGCCACGACATTCCCGATGATGGTCTTGACAAGGGTGATCAATGGGTTAGCAAATGGTAATGTTGCGGTACTCAAAAGCGTCAT TGGAGAACTATGCGACGAGACGAATCAATCTGttgctttctctttcttccctctttcaATGGCTATTGGTACAATTTTAGCATCCGCTATAGGAGGCTACTTTCCACGCATTACAGATCGCTACCCCAAATTGGGTCAGACAATCCCCATTTTGGATCGGTATCCTTACCTACTTCCCTGCCTAGTCGCTGCAATCTTTCCTTTGATAAGCGGATTGGTTGCTTGGATATGGATGGAGGAAACGCTGCCTCCGAAAACAAAGGGTATGCAGGTCGAAGATCAATCACAATCTCGATCTCAAGTTCATCATGCTCATTCACATACCACCGTACATTATTCTTCTACAGATGAAGGTGACACGCGAGTGGAAGGTGCAACCGACCATCATAACACTTGGGCTCCTCCTGGGCATATAGATGACCACGAAGATGACGCACCGGTATCTTTCCGCGACCTGCTAACACCCGATATCAACGCCCTAATGACGTCCTTCGgtcttctccagcttcaAGGTATTTCATTCTTGGGCCTTCTACCTCTGTTCTGCTTCACTCCGGTCCCTTCAGGAGGACTGTCATTTCCTTCTGGTAAAATAGGCCTGGCCATGTCCATAAGAGGCGTTAGCACCATCGCTGTTCAACTATTCGCATTCCCATGGCTTTCAAAAAGAATTGGGACGGTTAAACTTTACAAGATGCTGGTAATCCTTTTTATACCCGCATTCGTGCTTTTGCCATTCTGTAATGTCATGGCGAGAAGTGGGAGGGATGCATGGGTCTGGATTGGCTTATCAGGAAGCATGGTGTTGTACGCTATAGGGAATATGGCTTTCGGTACGCACGATCGGTTGATTGGTCTCTTTTGTCTATTACTCACATTATCGTCAGCTTGTAACCTTATTATGGTCAATGACGCTGCCCCAAATCGTCGTTCATTAGGCGCCATCAACGGCTGGTCTCAAGCGGTCTCCTCTCTCATGCGAGCTATTGGCCCTGGCACATCATCAGCATTATTTGCATTATCGGTAGACAAGCATGTCATGGAGGGACAGTTGATATGGGTTGTATTAAGCGTTTTGAGCGTTGTCAGTGCGATGGCAGCTTTGATGTTGAAAAATCATCACCGAAAGGTCTGA